A window from Chrysemys picta bellii isolate R12L10 chromosome 20, ASM1138683v2, whole genome shotgun sequence encodes these proteins:
- the LOC101948517 gene encoding peptidoglycan recognition protein 3-like yields MFRLAVFLCALCAVSWGFLCLRIVSPGKWGGRPANCSSPLKAVQTGYVIILHTAGGSCKTGAECNQQMTNIQHYHMNNKGWCNIAYNFLIGEDGKVYEGRGWNTEGAHTYGYNDISLGIAFMGDFTGRSPNAAAWIALKHLLHFAVENGYLSSDYLLMAHGDVSHTISPGQPIRKVLKTWPHYKH; encoded by the exons ATGTTCCGGCTGGCCGTGTTCCTCTGTGCCCTGTGTGCTGTCTCATGGG ggtTTCTCTGCCTTCGCATTGTCAGCCCAGGCAAATGGGGCGGCCGACCCGCCAACTGCTCTTCGCCTCTCAAGGCCGTGCAGACTGGGTACGTCATCATCCTCCACACGGCCGGCGGCAGCTGCAAAACGGGGGCTGAATGCAACCAGCAGATGACGAATATCCAGCATTACCACATGAACAACAAGGGCTGGTGCAACATTGCCTACAA CTTCCTGATTGGTGAGGATGGGAAGGTGTACGAAGGCCGAGGCTGGAATACAGAAGGCGCTCACACTTATGGTTACAATGATATCTCTCTGGGCATTGCCTTTATGGGCGACTTTACAG GAAGGTCTCCCAACGCAGCGGCCTGGATAGCTTTGAAGCACTTGCTCCACTTCGCTGTCGAGAATGGCTACTTGTCTTCTGACTACCTCCTCATGGCCCACGGGGACGTCAGCCATACCATTTCTCCCGGGCAGCCCATCCGCAAGGTCCTCAAGACGTGGCCCCATTACAAACACTGA
- the LOC101948240 gene encoding protein MRP-126, whose translation MNQSTQQTIKGDLSELEKAIETIINIFHQYSVRVGHFDTLTKSELKQLIDKQLVNFLKRQRDQASIDNLFKDLDKNRDQQLSFGEFMVLITKVTIATHEHIHQGEGGQQQHQH comes from the exons ATGAATCAG AGCACCCAGCAAACGATCAAGGGGGACCTTTCTGAGCTGGAAAAAGCCATTGAGACAATCATCAACATTTTCCACCAATATTCGGTCCGCGTCGGGCATTTCGACACCCTGACCAAGTCGGAGCTGAAGCAGCTGATTGACAAGCAGCTTGTGAACTTCCTGAAG AGACAAAGGGACCAAGCTTCCATCGATAACCTGTTCAAAGACCTGGACAAAAACAGGGACCAGCAGCTCAGCTTTGGGGAGTTCATGGTCCTGATCACCAAGGTGACCATCGCCACCCATGAGCACATccaccagggagagggagggcagcAGCAACACCAGCACTAA